A genome region from Tolypothrix sp. PCC 7712 includes the following:
- a CDS encoding AI-2E family transporter — MQTRKLLDWWETLTPLARTGAIALFIPLLVLNGWAISAIFNYFHSLIVILVGASVLAFLLNYPVSWMEHHGARREPIAILVFLLALSILLALGVTLFPLALTQAQQLVARLPELIDSGRSQLMMLNEKAEVFGLPINLDALVVQINDRVKGQLQAIAGQVLNLAVVTFTSLLDFVLTMILTFYLLQHGGELWESLVEWLPTKVREPFSQTVRLSFQNFFITQLILSTCMASALIPTFLWLKVPFGLLFGLTIGIMALVPFGGSVGIALTTLLVSLQDFWMGARVLIAAVIVQQILENLIAPRILGSFTGLNPALVVISVLTGARIGGLLGVIVAVPTAVVIKTALSVIRPTSLSSDTDEYTNSSEKAAPTTEEPPKPEAKNPLSITEATSP, encoded by the coding sequence ATGCAGACACGCAAGCTACTCGACTGGTGGGAAACACTAACACCCTTAGCGCGCACCGGAGCGATCGCACTATTCATTCCGTTGCTAGTACTCAATGGTTGGGCAATTTCGGCAATTTTCAATTACTTTCACTCGTTAATTGTGATTTTAGTTGGAGCCTCAGTGCTAGCTTTTCTGCTGAACTACCCTGTTAGCTGGATGGAGCATCATGGTGCTAGGCGAGAGCCGATTGCTATTTTAGTATTTCTTTTGGCTTTATCAATTTTATTGGCGTTGGGTGTTACCCTGTTTCCCCTAGCTCTTACCCAGGCTCAACAACTCGTGGCTCGTTTACCAGAGTTGATTGACTCAGGACGCTCCCAGTTAATGATGTTAAATGAGAAAGCAGAGGTTTTTGGCTTGCCAATTAACCTGGATGCTCTAGTCGTGCAAATAAACGATCGCGTCAAGGGACAATTGCAAGCGATCGCTGGACAAGTTCTCAATTTGGCTGTAGTCACATTCACTAGTCTGTTGGACTTTGTCTTGACGATGATTTTGACTTTTTATCTTTTACAGCATGGGGGGGAACTCTGGGAAAGTTTGGTGGAATGGTTACCTACAAAAGTTCGTGAGCCTTTTTCGCAAACAGTACGCCTGAGCTTTCAAAATTTCTTTATCACCCAGCTAATTTTATCTACCTGTATGGCATCGGCACTCATCCCCACGTTTTTGTGGTTAAAAGTGCCGTTTGGGTTATTATTTGGCTTAACAATTGGGATTATGGCCCTCGTTCCCTTTGGCGGTTCTGTAGGTATCGCCTTGACTACCTTATTAGTATCGCTACAAGATTTTTGGATGGGAGCCAGAGTTTTAATTGCGGCGGTAATTGTGCAGCAAATTCTCGAAAACTTAATTGCTCCTCGAATTTTAGGCAGCTTTACGGGTTTAAACCCCGCCTTGGTAGTAATTTCAGTATTAACAGGGGCGAGAATTGGAGGTCTTCTGGGTGTAATTGTCGCAGTACCAACTGCTGTGGTGATTAAAACTGCTTTAAGCGTGATTCGTCCCACATCATTAAGCAGCGATACTGATGAATATACAAATTCCAGCGAGAAAGCTGCACCCACAACCGAAGAACCCCCAAAACCTGAAGCGAAAAACCCCTTGAGCATCACAGAAGCTACTTCACCGTAG